The following nucleotide sequence is from Synechococcus sp. KORDI-52.
TGGTGGGGCGATCGAAAGGGACGCTGCTGCTGCAGTTGATCAATGCCATGCAGATGGCCGGCGACGGAATGGATGCGCGTGATGGTGAGCGCCTCCTTTCGGTTCAGGTCCGGCAGCAGTCGCGGCAGATGGTGGGCCAGGCGGGTCTTGCCGCAGCCGGGGGGACCCACGAGCAGGAGATGGTGGCCGCCGGCCGCCGAAAGGGCCAGGGCCCGTGAGGCCAGGCTGTTGTCCAGGCAAGGCCAGGGCTCCGGGTTGGCTGCGCGCTTGAAGGGTTGGGAGCGGCTGCCACTGATCACTGGCCAGGCTTGCTCGCCTTTGAGCTGCTGAACAAGAGCGCGCAGGTTGGGCGCGGTGCGGACCGGCAGCCCATCTATCAAGCTGGCTTCAGGGGCATTCTCAGGAGGGATCACAAGGGCCTGGGCCTGCTGCTGATGGGCCTTTTCGGCAAGGGAAATCACCCCGCGGCAGGGCCTGAGGCTCCCGTCGAGCCCCAGTTCGCCCGCACACCAGAGGCCCTCGAGTTGGGGGCGGGCGAGCTGCCCGCTGGCCACCAGAAGAGCCAGGGCGATGGGGAGATCAAACGAGGGGCCTTCCTTGCGCAGATCCGCAGGTGCCAGGTTGATTACCACGCGCACCAGAGGGCCGCGGAAGCCGCTGTTGCGCAGGGCGGAGCGGACCCGCTCCCTTGCTTCCTGAATGGCCTTGTCCGGCAGGCCCACCAGCTGGACACCCGGCAGGCCTGGGGCAAGGTCCACCTCCACCACCACCGGTCTGGCCTCCAGGCCTTGCAGGGATGCACTGAGACAACGTGCCAGCATTCTGTGGTGGGTGACGCAGGACATTCATGCCCCTGCTGTCACACCGGTCCGGCTGTTCCGTTGTTCTCAAGGCCCATGGCAGACGACACCATTTTCGGCAAGATCCTTCGAGGCGAGATCCCTTGCGATGAGGTCTACAGCGATGAGCAGTGCCTGGCCTTTCGTGATGTCGCCCCCCAGGCTCCGGTGCATGTGCTGGTGATTCCACGCCAGCCGATTGAAAGTCTGCGGTCCGCTGCCGCTGAGGATGCGGCCTTGCTGGGGCATCTGTTGCTGGTGGCTGCGCGCGTGGCCAAGCAGGAGGGGTTGGACGACTTCCGCACCGTGATCAACAGCGGCGCCGGTGCGGGCCAGACCGTCTTTCATCTCCATGTGCACGTGATCGGTGGACGTCCCCTTGCCTGGCCCCCCGGCTGAGCCTGAGCTGGTCAGAATGGGCCTATGACTGTTTCTGCAACGGGTTCGAGCGCCGGGCTTCGCGGCCAGCTCAACAAGCTCCGCAACCTGGCTCAACCCTTCTTTCTCCCCCTCGATCAGGCCACGGGGAGGCAATTCACTGGTCTGTTAATTGCCCTGCTGTTCTGTGTGGGCGGCCTTGTGCTTGTCGCTCTCACTGGGTTGACAGGCTTATCACAACAGATACTCCCGGATTTCACCGACAAATACTTCGGGGGTGTCGCTGAAACGATCAACACGATCTGGAGTGGTTGGTGGGGAATTGCATTCAGCGCTCTTTTCCTGATCGGCGTCGCTTCATTCATCGTGATGCGTCAGCAGCTGCGTGGTCGTCGTTGGCTGCACTGGCTGATGCTTGGTGCGATTGTGCTGATGCTGCTCACTGTGAATGGGATCAATGCAGGAATTGGCTTTATTGCGCGTGATTTGACCAACGCCCTCGTTGCGAAGCAAGAAGAGGGTTTCTATCGAATTCTGATTATTTATGCCTGCTGCTTTGTCGTTGCTCTCCCGATTCGCACGGCGCAGATTTTTTTCACGCTGAAGCTTGGTTTGGTTTGGCGTGACTGGCTTTCGCGCAGTCTTATTGGTGATTACATGCGTAATCGCGCCTACTATGTACTGAATCCAAACGATGAGCAGGCGACTGATCTTGACAACCCAGACCAGCGCATAACTGATGATACGCGGTCTTTTACTGCCCAAAGTCTTCAATTCACGCTTGGGATCTTCGACGCGCTTTTGACCTTCTCTCTGAATATTTTGATTCTGTGGAGTATCAGCCAGAAGCTCACTCTTGCCTTATTTGCCTACGCCATAGTATCGACAACAGTTCTTGTGGTTGCGGGTCGACGGTTGGTCAGGATTAACTACGACCAGCTGCGCTACGAAGCTGATTTTCGATATGGTCTTGTCCATATAAGAGATAATGCTGAATCCATTGCTTTTTATTCGGGTGAAGAGCCTGAGCGGCAAGAGACAAGCCGGCGTCTGGGTTCAGTTGTCCGCAACTTTAATCTTTTGATTGTTTGGCAGGTCATCATCAGCGCGATGCAAAGATCTGTTGGATATGCGGGTGTGTTCTTCCCGTATTTGGTGATGGCTGGACCATACTTTTCTGGTGAGGTTGATTATGGACGATTTATCCAGGCAGGTTTTGCCTTCAATATGGTTGAGGGCTCCCTTTTGTTTGTGGTCAATCGAATTGATGAATTGGCCCAATTCACTGCTGGTGTAGGCCGTCTTGAAGGTTTTCAGAGCAAAGTCGAGCAGGTCGGTCGTGAGGTCGAACCTGCTGTTTCAACGGGATCAGACGCCATCGTCGTTCGACATGCGGATCTCACGCCTCCAGGGGGGCAGCAGCCGATTCTCCGGGATTTGAGCTTGAGCATTGGAGAAGCAGACCGTCTTTTGGTGGTCGGTCCATCCGGTTGTGGCAAGACGTCCTTGCTGCGGATGATCAGTGGTTTGTGGGCGCCCAGCCATGGATCGGTTGAGCGCCCGGAAACAGGCGAGCTTTTGTTTATCCCGCAAAAGCCTTACATGCTGTTGGGCACGTTGCGGGAGCAGCTCTGTTACCCCACGGATGAAACCCGCTTCAGTGATGACCAGCTGCATCACGTTTTGGAAGAAGTCAACCTCGGGAGTCTCCTGAAGCGCTATCCCGATCTGCAGGTCAAGCAGGATTGGCCTCGGATTCTCTCTTTGGGCGAGCAGCAAAGGTTGGCCTTCGGTCGCCTCCTGCTCAATGCTCCCCGCTTTGTTGTGTTGGATGAAGCCACAAGCGCCTTGGATGTGGCGACTGAAGAGCATTTGTATTCCTTGCTCCATCAGCGGGATCTTGCTGTGGTCAGCATTGGTCATCGCCCCACGCTGAAGTCATTTCATGACTCGGTTCTTGAGCTGAGTGGACATGGAGACTGGCGGCTGATCCCGGCGACCAGCTATGACTTCGGGCGTTCCTGAACCGGCCGGATGACCTCCACCCGCCAGACCCCTGACACCACGTCCGTTCCGGAGACGTCTGCCACCACCAACGATGTCCCGGCCTTCGGCTGGAGTGGCTACGCCGAGCGGGTGAATGGCCGCTTCGCCATGGTGGGTTTTGTGGCGGTGCTGCTGATCGAGGTGCTCAGCGGAGACACCTTTCTGCACTGGGCGGGGCTGCTGCCCTGATCAGGGCAGCCGGATCAGATCCACGTCCCAGCGTCCGTTGCGGCTCACCTGCACCGCCAGTCGCCGCCCGGATCCGTCCAGGCTGACGCTGCGGGGCACACCCGGTGGATCCAGGGGCAACCGTTGCGTCGCCCCGGCGTCGCGCCGGTAGAGCACCAGTTCCGTGCGGTCCTCCCGTTGCTGGACCACGGCCAGGCGTTGCCCATCGGCACTCACGCTGACGCTGATCGGTTGAGCATCAGCACGGTTGAGGCCCGGCAGGGGCACGGGGCTACGGCGGCGCAGGTCGATCAGTTCGACCCGCTCCCGTCCGTTGCGTTGGCCCAGGCTGGCCAGCCAGCGTCCCCCCAGGGAGGGATCCCGCCGGCTGTTCACGGATTGCCGCAGCAGGCCGTTGAGATCAGGCCGGGGGGTGGGCCTGGGGCTGCTGCATCCGGTCACCAACGCCAGGCTGAAGAGCAGAGCTACGCGGATCATGGCTCTGATGGCAAGACCGGTGTGGAGAGGCTCTGCCCCGGAGGACGGTCCGGCTCGAGCAGATCACTCAGATCCAGCAGCTCCACGCGCCACCGGCCCTGATCCGTCACCTGCAGGGCGATCTGCTGGGCATCCGGCGCCAGGCTGAGCTGCACTGGGTCTCGGCCCCCCGGCAGCGGCAGGGGGTGGATCCGTCCGTTCAGACGGTCAGTTACCACCGCAAGTCGCCGACGCCCCCGCTGGGTAATCGCTGCGAGGTAACGACCGTTCCAGCTCAGGGAGGGGGAGCTGTGGGGCTGATGACGGCTCAGCTGAGGAAGAGACACCAACGATCCGTCGCTCAGGCGGCGGAGCTGCACCGTGAGCCGGCCGCCGCGATCGCTGACAACCGCCAGCCACTCACCACTGCCACTCAGGGCTGGGGCCTGCTGACTGGCGGCGAGTAAGCCACCACCGGCCCGTTCACTGCGACCGTTGCAGCCCGCCAACGCCAGGCTGGCGAGCAGGATGAGCAGTGGGCGAGGCAACTGGTTCAGTCGTCGAAGCGGGAGCTGTTGTCCCGCGGTCGTTCAGACGCGGGCCGTGAGCTGCGGGGGGGTTGGCGGTTGCTGCTGGGCCGGTTCGAGGCCAGCGGCGGCTCAGCGGATCGTCTGGAGTCGTTCCCGGCGCCTGGGCTGGAGCTGGGGCGTCCGCGGTTTGGCGCTGTGCCGCTGCGGCTTGGGCTGAAGGCTGCATCCTCAGCTCCGGACACAGCAGGCTTACCGGCGGGCCGTTCGGATCGGCCCAGTGGACGGCTGCCGCGGCGTTGATCGTCCCGTTCCGTACGCCTGGATCCGAAGTCGGGTCGACGCTCATCTTGAGCTTCACCGGCCCGGAAGCGGGCCATGCGGCGGGAGCGTTCGTCGTCTTGGTTCCAACCGGTATCGCCTTGCTCGCGTCCTGAGGAGCGACGGCTGGCCGCTTCCTCTGGAATGGCTGCACGGCTTGTGCGCCGTGGTCTGTAGAACTCCTCTTCGGGCCTTTCGTCGGCGTCGTTGTCTCGGCCGGAGAAGCGCCGCCGCACCGGCTGGGGTTCGTCAAAACGGTCGTAGCCACCGTCATCCCAGCCGCCTCTTAGGCCTCCTGGGTTGTCGCCGCGGACCGGGGCGGGTTCGTCATCGAAATAGGCGGAGCGCCGCGCCTGTTCGGTGGCGACGCCGCGCAGGCGCACGCTTTCGTAGGCAAAGAACACCGTGGTGCCTGCAAGCAGGAACTGGCCGAACTGAAGAATCGGGTCGAGGCGCCATCCCTGGAAAAAAAGGATTCCGCCGCACAGCAGCCCGATGGCGGCGAAGAAGACGTCGTAATCCCGTGCGAGGGCGGGCTTGAACGACCGCATGAAGTAGAGCAAAGCACCGCCAACGGCCAAGACAATGCCGACGATGCTGGCCCAGTTGAGACTGGCGTTAACCAAAGCTCTGCTCCCGCTTGGGACTCAGTCTACGAGGGCCGCCAGGGGCGGATCAGAGCTTGCGGTCGACGCGGTCGGTCTGGCTCAGCAGGATCAGGGCGATGGTGGCGGGAATTACGACGATCACACCTCCCCAAACGAGGCTGCTCAGAAAGTTGGAGAGGGAGGGGGTCATGGGGTTGCTTCTGTCTGCGTCAAAGCCGCGATGATCTTAAGGAGCGATGCCGTCTTTCTACGATGAGGGGACGATTTGCTTTGAGGTTTGTGACGCCGCTGCTGCTCCAGGCCTTGCCAGCCCTTCATCTGATCCTGGGCATCCTGTTGACGGCCTGGACCCTGGCCTTCCTGCTACGCATCGTGCTCACCTGGTATCCCCAGGTCGACCTGAGCCAGGGCTCCTGGCCCCTGGTGGCCTGGCCGACGGAGCCGGTGCTCTCGCTCAGTCGTCGGATCATTGCCCCGATCGGTGGAGTTGATGTCACTCCGGTGATCTGGGTTGGATTGATCAGTCTCGTGCGCGAGCTGCTCGTCGGTCAGCAGGGCCTGCTCTCTCAAATCCTGATGCATGCCCAGGCGGTTGCCTGAGCTCAGGGCAGCATTTCCTGCTCCACGAACTTGGTGTGTACATCGCCGTTGATGAACTCCGGCCGATCCAGCATCTCAAGATGGAACTCCACTGTTGTGGGAATTCCGGTGACTGCACACTCATTCAGGGCCCGCTTCATCCGTGTCATGGCGTGTTCGCGGTCCTTGCCCCAGACGATCAGCTTGCCGATCAGCGAGTCGTAGAAGGGAGGGATGTCATATCCCGTGTAGACGTGGCTGTCGACCCGAACGCCTGGACCTCCGGGCGGTAGCCATCCCGTGATGCGTCCGGGGGCGGGACGGAAGTTGTGCCGGGCATCTTCGGCGTTGATCCGGCATTCGATCGCATGGCCGCTGAGCTGGATCTCCTCCTGTCGGACACTGATCGGTTCGCCACCAGCAATGCGCAACTGCTCGGCGATCAGGTCAACACCGGTGACCATTTCGGTCACCGGATGCTCCACCTGGATCCGGGTGTTCATCTCCATGAAGTAGAAGCCACCGCTGCGATCCAGCAGAAATTCCACCGTTCCGGCACCTTCGTAGTTGATGCTTCGGGCGGCAGCAACGGCGGCTTCGCCCATGCGGCGGCGAAGGTCGGGATCCAGGGCCGGGCTGGGGGCTTCCTCCAGCAGTTTCTGGTGACGGCGCTGGATCGAGCAGTCCCGTTCACCAAGGTGCACCACGTTGCCATGGCGGTCGGCCAGCACCTGCACTTCCACGTGGCGGGGCCGATCGATGAATTTCTCCATGTAGAGGCCTGGGTTGCCGAAGGCGGCTTCCGCTTCGCCTTGGGCTGCTTTGTACAGGCTCTCCAGCTGACTGGCGTCTGGCACCAGGCGCATGCCGCGACCACCGCCGCCGGCGGTGGCCTTGATCATCACGGGATAGCCCATCTCCTCGGCCAGGGCGGCGGCTTGGTTCGTACTGCTGAGCAGACCTTCACTGCCGGGCACCGTGGGAACGCCCACCGATTGCATGGTCGTTTTGGCGGTCGACTTGTCCCCCATCGAGCGGATCGCGTGGGGTGACGGTCCAACGAAGGTGAGGCCGTGATCCCGGCACATTTCGGCAAACTTGTCGTTCTCCGCCAAGAAGCCGTAACCGGGGTGGATGGCATCAGCTCCGCGGGAGGTGGCGGCCGCCAGGATGTTGGGAATGTTGAGGTAGCTCTTGCTGCTCAGGGCCTCGCCCACGCAGACCGCTTCATCGGCGAGCTGCACGTGCAGAGCGTCCTTATCAACGGAGCTGTACACCGCAACCGTGGCGATGCCGAGCTCGCGGCAGCTTCGAATGATCCGGAGGGCAATCTCGCCGCGGTTGGCGATCAGCACTTTGCCGATGGGCATCCCGCAGCATGTTCAGGCTTGACGCCGGATCGTATCAGCGACGACCGATGAACCAGAGGGGGGCTCGCCCCCGCCCGGTATGATCTGGTCTCGACGACGCCCGAGCGGCGCAGTCGACCACGCGGATGTGGTGGAATTGGTAGACACGCACGTTTGAGGGGCGTGTGGCTTCGGCCTTGCGAGTTCAAGTCTCGCCATCCGCATTTTTTCCTTTGGTTCGTCCCCACGCACCTGAACCAGGACCGGCCGTTGTTCTTGTTTCGAACGGTCCTGGTGAACTGAGCACCTGGGTCCGCCCCCTGGCCCAACGGCTGCACGCCAATCTCCGTCTGCGCCCCCGGTCGTCAAAGGCACCAGCATCCCTGCATCTGGTGTTGGTGCCCTGCCCCAACGCCACCGGCCAGGAGCGGGCAGCGGCGGAACCCTGGGGCTTGTTCGAGCGCATCGTTCCGGCAGGACGCTTCTGGTCGCTGCTGTTGCGCCCGCAGCGCTATGGCCCTTGGCCGCAGAAGGGTGTGGTGGTGTTCCTGGGTGGTGATCAGTTCTGGACTGTGCTTCTTTCGGCTCGTCTCGGTTACCGCCACATCACCTATGCCGAGTGGGTGGCGCGTTGGCCGGGCTGGAACGATCGGATTGCGGCGATGTCGGACGCGGTGCGGCGCCAGCTGCCGGTCCGTTATCAGCACCGATGTCGCGTGGTTGGTGATCTGATGGCGGATCTGTCGTCCTTCGCGCGCCGGGAGGATCCTTTGCCGGAGGGCCAGTGGGTGGCTCTGCTGCCTGGATCGAAGCCGGCCAA
It contains:
- a CDS encoding YifB family Mg chelatase-like AAA ATPase, yielding MLARCLSASLQGLEARPVVVEVDLAPGLPGVQLVGLPDKAIQEARERVRSALRNSGFRGPLVRVVINLAPADLRKEGPSFDLPIALALLVASGQLARPQLEGLWCAGELGLDGSLRPCRGVISLAEKAHQQQAQALVIPPENAPEASLIDGLPVRTAPNLRALVQQLKGEQAWPVISGSRSQPFKRAANPEPWPCLDNSLASRALALSAAGGHHLLLVGPPGCGKTRLAHHLPRLLPDLNRKEALTITRIHSVAGHLHGIDQLQQQRPFRSPHHSCSAVALLGGGRSPRPGEVSLAHGGVLFLDELAEFPRTVLDQLRQPLEDGAVRISRAQQSTVFPALITLVAATNPCPCGWHGDRDHGCRCSINQRRRYWQRLSGPLLDRLDLQLRLERRSAKAMTAVLKQASPTQASAFWCNAARIQRARQRMQQRNPGGASNGRLSASALRQSGAIEAEGLNLWEQLIEQRGLSMRSSLQLLRVARTIADLNDRITVDRQTVAEASCYRCTDLLKQPGPQ
- a CDS encoding histidine triad nucleotide-binding protein, which codes for MADDTIFGKILRGEIPCDEVYSDEQCLAFRDVAPQAPVHVLVIPRQPIESLRSAAAEDAALLGHLLLVAARVAKQEGLDDFRTVINSGAGAGQTVFHLHVHVIGGRPLAWPPG
- a CDS encoding ABC transporter ATP-binding protein/permease, coding for MTVSATGSSAGLRGQLNKLRNLAQPFFLPLDQATGRQFTGLLIALLFCVGGLVLVALTGLTGLSQQILPDFTDKYFGGVAETINTIWSGWWGIAFSALFLIGVASFIVMRQQLRGRRWLHWLMLGAIVLMLLTVNGINAGIGFIARDLTNALVAKQEEGFYRILIIYACCFVVALPIRTAQIFFTLKLGLVWRDWLSRSLIGDYMRNRAYYVLNPNDEQATDLDNPDQRITDDTRSFTAQSLQFTLGIFDALLTFSLNILILWSISQKLTLALFAYAIVSTTVLVVAGRRLVRINYDQLRYEADFRYGLVHIRDNAESIAFYSGEEPERQETSRRLGSVVRNFNLLIVWQVIISAMQRSVGYAGVFFPYLVMAGPYFSGEVDYGRFIQAGFAFNMVEGSLLFVVNRIDELAQFTAGVGRLEGFQSKVEQVGREVEPAVSTGSDAIVVRHADLTPPGGQQPILRDLSLSIGEADRLLVVGPSGCGKTSLLRMISGLWAPSHGSVERPETGELLFIPQKPYMLLGTLREQLCYPTDETRFSDDQLHHVLEEVNLGSLLKRYPDLQVKQDWPRILSLGEQQRLAFGRLLLNAPRFVVLDEATSALDVATEEHLYSLLHQRDLAVVSIGHRPTLKSFHDSVLELSGHGDWRLIPATSYDFGRS
- a CDS encoding chlorophyll a/b-binding protein — protein: MTSTRQTPDTTSVPETSATTNDVPAFGWSGYAERVNGRFAMVGFVAVLLIEVLSGDTFLHWAGLLP
- a CDS encoding Ycf66 family protein, coding for MVNASLNWASIVGIVLAVGGALLYFMRSFKPALARDYDVFFAAIGLLCGGILFFQGWRLDPILQFGQFLLAGTTVFFAYESVRLRGVATEQARRSAYFDDEPAPVRGDNPGGLRGGWDDGGYDRFDEPQPVRRRFSGRDNDADERPEEEFYRPRRTSRAAIPEEAASRRSSGREQGDTGWNQDDERSRRMARFRAGEAQDERRPDFGSRRTERDDQRRGSRPLGRSERPAGKPAVSGAEDAAFSPSRSGTAPNRGRPSSSPGAGNDSRRSAEPPLASNRPSSNRQPPRSSRPASERPRDNSSRFDD
- the psbX gene encoding photosystem II reaction center X protein; this translates as MTPSLSNFLSSLVWGGVIVVIPATIALILLSQTDRVDRKL
- a CDS encoding YggT family protein produces the protein MTPLLLQALPALHLILGILLTAWTLAFLLRIVLTWYPQVDLSQGSWPLVAWPTEPVLSLSRRIIAPIGGVDVTPVIWVGLISLVRELLVGQQGLLSQILMHAQAVA
- the accC gene encoding acetyl-CoA carboxylase biotin carboxylase subunit; translation: MPIGKVLIANRGEIALRIIRSCRELGIATVAVYSSVDKDALHVQLADEAVCVGEALSSKSYLNIPNILAAATSRGADAIHPGYGFLAENDKFAEMCRDHGLTFVGPSPHAIRSMGDKSTAKTTMQSVGVPTVPGSEGLLSSTNQAAALAEEMGYPVMIKATAGGGGRGMRLVPDASQLESLYKAAQGEAEAAFGNPGLYMEKFIDRPRHVEVQVLADRHGNVVHLGERDCSIQRRHQKLLEEAPSPALDPDLRRRMGEAAVAAARSINYEGAGTVEFLLDRSGGFYFMEMNTRIQVEHPVTEMVTGVDLIAEQLRIAGGEPISVRQEEIQLSGHAIECRINAEDARHNFRPAPGRITGWLPPGGPGVRVDSHVYTGYDIPPFYDSLIGKLIVWGKDREHAMTRMKRALNECAVTGIPTTVEFHLEMLDRPEFINGDVHTKFVEQEMLP